In Torulaspora globosa chromosome 1, complete sequence, a genomic segment contains:
- a CDS encoding uncharacterized protein (ancestral locus Anc_2.476) — protein MFSRRRLSRDTEQPTNASALAAASAVGKALNSNGTTVDRSKIPEYNRSPSLGSSRRSSLQLDGPLGNRNNGSSRTGSPDENIIDGIRRRTSVKSTNPRSNSSTRSRSLQGPGGSAGRKRSLRNGAEDCNVDPQTVFKEFGDQKTAAFVQQSGNEKPVTIKKYIPTSHGLVAVEVPIEEHLEQQKRRFSHLRRSSSSNSLSIARQNSLTRRATLESQAKSQERRHSSLTNSSFRSPSYRSRQSDNQPLIRTHMPEETEQELTEDIIRPLRIPRDEYVKKTTEVDSLNHNGQGSSRQLETEIQHVDDNVIMQEEQSESEITVNEKLAPAAAELSLNPPQEAGPSKARDHSEKPNIAVEKEIQIMAQSDAPAPENLGQADRTDSEPRNDSEDDLFDASDNVETEHAEDSTKPAQSGAEPPRASSLAQHLRALNPYLNQPEAASSAKTEEGDAQVSSKPDTKNLFKVPSPMKSALKKTNTQSSAASSIYSESSPANQAYLSLTTAENTRLNAKLASSENLVQRQNSKHQTRPYSVANPPNYGSTSPSPRESAKAKRHSTVQKSAGENRQFAYRPNSEQTTNHATAAARTSTSINKARKDFVKRKPFEHINNKNDMTKKENRKSKEVPDSVLYPKEPPQKRSSFEKIRNQEVHLGFKKLSLRDEKMLEADFDQNNYTNGSRSGIPTTPKKQNAALSSQEANLAFLEKSGWKSRFHDSDSDDDSMPFTGSSQTKQATSIGTHSEGPAGASKGFSLFKNKGKAQNGTTAMQQPAQPPFMEGEASLSNATPNKVNKKWSKLSLRSSSTTDAYDSKSESLNKSAAQEKRYHSNSKVEGFDHGGMKARTTGENLLAPSDGNNQAVKKKKTFGTKLKKLFGREKY, from the coding sequence ATGTTTTCCAGACGTAGGTTATCGCGAGATACAGAGCAACCAACGAACGCCAGTGCGCTtgcagctgcttctgctgttGGAAAAGCACTAAATTCCAATGGAACGACCGTCGATAGGAGTAAAATTCCCGAATATAATCGTTCTCCTTCACTTGGGAGCTCTAGAAGGAGCTCGCTTCAACTGGACGGGCCACTAGGCAATAGAAACAACGGCTCGAGCAGAACGGGTAGTCCAGATGAAAACATTATAGATGggataagaagaagaacttcCGTAAAGAGCACTAACCCGCGCTCGAATAGCTCTACGCGGTCTCGCAGCCTTCAGGGCCCAGGTGGTTCTGCAggaaggaagagatcgctGAGGAATGGAGCGGAGGACTGTAATGTGGATCCACAAACTGTGTTCAAGGAATTTGGTGATCAGAAAACCGCCGCATTCGTACAGCAGTCGGGAAACGAGAAACCTGTAACCATTAAGAAATATATTCCGACGTCTCATGGGTTGGTGGCCGTAGAGGTTCctattgaagaacatttGGAACAGCAAAAGAGACGCTTCTCACATTTGAGACGTTCTAGTTCGTCCAATTCACTCTCCATAGCACGCCAGAACTCCCTAACCAGAAGAGCAACCTTGGAATCGCAGGCTAAATCgcaagaaagaagacaCTCGTCCTTGACAAACAGTTCATTTAGGTCGCCATCTTACCGGTCGCGACAGTCAGACAATCAGCCACTAATTCGGACGCATATGCCAGAGGAAACAGAACAGGAGCTTACGGAGGATATCATAAGACCTCTGCGAATTCCACGAGATGAATATGTCAAAAAGACCACAGAAGTTGATTCTTTAAATCACAACGGGCAGGGTTCAAGTCGTCAGCTGGAAACAGAAATACAGCATGTTGACGATAACGTTATAATGCAAGAAGAGCAATCTGAATCGGAAATAACCGtcaatgaaaaattggCTCCAGCGGCAGCGGAGCTGTCGTTGAATCCTCCGCAAGAGGCCGGCCCTTCAAAAGCTCGCGATCATTCTGAGAAGCCCAACATTGCCGTAGAGAAGGAAATTCAAATAATGGCGCAGTCTGATGCCCCTGCGCCTGAGAACCTTGGTCAGGCAGACAGGACTGATTCAGAACCAAGGAACgattctgaagatgatttgTTCGATGCATCCGACAATGTTGAAACAGAGCACGCAGAGGACTCGACAAAGCCAGCCCAGTCTGGCGCAGAGCCACCTCGCGCGTCCAGCCTCGCTCAACATTTGCGGGCATTGAATCCTTATCTAAATCAGCCAGAGgctgcttcatctgctAAGACTGAAGAAGGGGACGCGCAAGTCTCCTCGAAACCGGATACAAAGAACTTGTTCAAAGTTCCCTCGCCCATGAAGTCTGCACTCAAGAAAACCAATACTCAGTCAAGTGCTGCATCTTCGATTTATTCAGAGAGCTCACCGGCGAATCAGGCTTATCTATCGCTAACTACTGCTGAAAACACAAGATTGAACGCCAAACTAGCTAGTTCTGAGAACCTTGTCCAGAGGCAAAACTCTAAGCATCAAACCAGACCGTACTCAGTAGCAAATCCACCGAATTATGGATCAACTTCACCTTCGCCCAGAGAGAGTGCTAAAGCTAAGCGTCATTCGACCGTGCAAAAGTCTGCAGGAGAAAATAGACAGTTTGCATACAGGCCAAACAGTGAGCAAACGACGAATCATGCAACGGCTGCAGCTAGAACATCAACGTCTATCAACAAAGCGAGAAAGGACTTCGTAAAAAGGAAACCTTTTGAACATATTAATAATAAGAACGAtatgacgaagaaggaaaaCCGTAAATCCAAAGAGGTTCCCGACAGCGTGTTGTATCCCAAGGAACCACCtcagaagagatcaagttttgagaagatcagAAACCAGGAAGTACATCTTGGCTTTAAGAAACTGTCACTGAGAGATGAAAAAATGCTCGAAGCCgattttgatcaaaataaTTACACTAATGGTAGTCGGTCCGGCATACCGACAACCCCAAAGAAGCAAAATGCTGCTTTGTCTTCACAGGAAGCTAACCTAGCGTTTTTAGAGAAAAGTGGTTGGAAATCAAGATTTCATGATTCGGATTCGGATGATGATTCGATGCCTTTCACCGGCAGCAGCCAAACAAAGCAAGCAACATCCATAGGAACCCACTCAGAGGGCCCTGCTGGTGCTTCCAAGGGATTCtcgctgttcaagaacaaggGTAAAGCACAAAATGGTACAACTGCCATGCAGCAACCGGCACAACCACCATTCATGGAGGGAGAAGCATCTCTATCTAACGCTACGCCAAACAAGGTCAACAAGAAATGGAGTAAGCTTTCTCTCAGGTCTTCGAGCACCACCGACGCATATGATTCAAAAAGCGAAAGTTTAAACAAatcagcagctcaagagAAGAGATATCACAGTAATTCAAAAGTAGAAGGCTTTGATCATGGCGGTATGAAAGCAAGGACGACGGGAGAAAATCTGCTAGCCCCCTCTGACGGCAATAACCAGGcggtcaagaagaagaagacgttcGGTACAAAACTCAAGAAGTTATTCGGAAGAGAAAAATACTAG